One segment of Solanum stenotomum isolate F172 chromosome 1, ASM1918654v1, whole genome shotgun sequence DNA contains the following:
- the LOC125854176 gene encoding uncharacterized protein LOC125854176, which produces MEESSSLSAMAPPVFNGENFHMWAVRMEAYLKALDLWEAIEEDYEVLPLPENPTMAQLKNHKDKKTRKSKAKEFLFSAVSSTVFTRIMSLKSAKAIWDYLKAEYQRLMSIENRVKLLGSEFKDLRIVEKIMVTVPERFEATITTLENTKDLSKITLVELLNSRLKNKEGL; this is translated from the exons atggaAGAAAGCTCAAGTTTATCGGCAATGGCACCTCCTGTCTTCAATGGTGAAAATTTTCACATGTGGGCAGTGAGGATGGAAGCTTATCTCAAAGCTTTAGATCTTTGGGAGGCAATCGAAGAAGACTATGAAGTTCTTCCACTACCCGAAAACCCAACAATGGCTCAACTCAAAAATCACAAGGACAAGAAAACCAGAAAATCTAAGGCAAAGGAATTTCTTTTTTCAGCAGTCTCTTCTACAGTTTTCACTCGTATCATGTCTCTAAAATCAGCAAAAGCCATCTGGGATTATCTCAAGGCAGAATATCAAAG GCTTATGAGCATAGAAAATAGAGTAAAATTACTTGGTTCTGAGTTTAAAGACTTGCGTATTGTTGAAAAGATTATGGTTACTGTACCTGAAAGATTTGAAGCCACCATTACCACTTTGGAGAACACCAAGGATCTGTCAAAAATCACTTTGGTTGAATTATTGAATTCCAGGCTCAAGAACAAAGAAGGGTTATGA